From a region of the Cytophagia bacterium CHB2 genome:
- a CDS encoding 6,7-dimethyl-8-ribityllumazine synthase: MPTFEGHLNAQNKNFAVIVSRFNSFISEQLLQGAQDCLLRHGAAAENISVYRVPGSYEIPFLAAKLAESKRPHAIICLGVLIRGATPHFDHIAGFVSKSLGEIGVRSGIPVIFGVLTTDTIEQAIERAGTKSGNKGWDAALAAIETANLLANMETSG; the protein is encoded by the coding sequence ATGCCAACCTTCGAAGGCCACCTCAACGCGCAGAATAAAAATTTTGCCGTCATCGTCAGCCGTTTCAACAGTTTTATTTCAGAGCAACTGCTGCAGGGCGCGCAAGATTGCTTGTTGCGCCACGGCGCGGCGGCAGAGAATATTTCGGTTTACCGCGTCCCCGGTTCATACGAAATCCCCTTCCTCGCCGCCAAGCTGGCAGAGAGCAAGCGCCCTCACGCCATCATCTGTCTCGGAGTTCTGATTCGCGGGGCCACGCCGCATTTCGATCACATTGCCGGCTTTGTTTCAAAGTCCCTGGGCGAAATCGGCGTGCGCAGCGGCATTCCCGTGATTTTTGGCGTGCTCACCACGGACACCATCGAGCAGGCCATCGAGCGCGCCGGAACCAAATCCGGCAACAAAGGCTGGGATGCGGCGCTAGCGGCAATCGAGACAGCAAATCTTTTGGCAAACATGGAAACTTCCGGTTAG